Proteins encoded by one window of Arachis hypogaea cultivar Tifrunner chromosome 1, arahy.Tifrunner.gnm2.J5K5, whole genome shotgun sequence:
- the LOC112695177 gene encoding serine/threonine-protein kinase AtPK2/AtPK19, producing MVSTSQKKSLHSLMAANLSKLTIPCSSSSPPPNNEQDFDFNHVFGHHHDEPSAAMSPHVIHSRSHSFVGPSPRVAPPSNPILSFVNELSSQSEGEESEQVPLNVIEEEKVSPRIGPADFEILRVVGQGSFGKVFLVRKKKKQQHQKKGGEEECCEDGVFAMKVMRKETIIKKNHVDYMKAERDILTKVVHPFIVQLRYSFQTKSKLYLILDFINGGHLFFHLYRQGIFSEDQARIYTAEIVSAVSHLHKNGIVHRDLKPENILMDGDGHVMLTDFGLSKEIDESGRSNSMCGTMEYMAPEIILAKGHNKDADWWSIGILLYEMLTGKAPFTHTNKKKLQEKIIKEKVKLPPTVSTEAHSLLKGLLQKDPSTRLGNGPNGDEQIKSHKWFRPINWKKLEARELKPKFKPDVSGKECTANFDQCWTAMPPDDSPASTPTAGDHFHGYTYVAPNPWLSSK from the exons ATGGTGTCGACATCTCAGAAGAAAAGCCTGCACTCTCTAATGGCAGCTAACCTGAGCAAGCTCACCataccttgttcttcatcatcacCACCTCCAAACAATGAACAGGATTTCGACTTTAACCATGTATTCGGGCACCACCACGACGAACCCTCAGCTGCAATGAGTCCGCACGTGATCCACAGCAGGTCCCACTCCTTTGTGGGCCCCTCCCCTCGCGTGGCCCCACCCTCCAACCCCATCCTCTCCTTCGTCAACGAACTCTCCTCTCAGAGCGAGGGAGAAGAATCCGAACAAGTGCCTCTCAATGTCATCGAAGAAGAGAAAGTGAGCCCTCGAATTGGGCCTGCGGATTTCGAGATTTTGAGGGTTGTTGGTCAGGGTTCATTTGGGAAGGTGTTTCTTGtacggaagaagaagaagcagcagcatcAAAAGAAAGGGGGCGAAGAAGAGTGCTGTGAAGATGGTGTGTTTGCGATGAAGGTGATGAGGAAGGAGACCATCATCAAGAAGAACCATGTGGATTACATGAAAGCTGAGAGGGATATTCTCACTAAAGTTGTTCATCCTTTCATTGTTCAACTTCGCTACTCTTTCCAG ACTAAATCTAAGTTGTATTTGATTTTGGACTTCATAAATGGAGGGCATCTCTTCTTTCATCTCTATCGACAGGGCATCTTCAG TGAGGATCAGGCAAGGATTTACACTGCTGAGATAGTATCTGCTGTTTCACATCTTCACAAGAATGGCATCGTGCACCGGGATCTTAAACCTGAGAACATACTTATGGATGGTGATGGGCAT GTGATGCTAACTGATTTCGGATTGTCGAAAGAGATTGACGAATCAGGAAGATCCAACTCTATGTGTGGGACCATGGAATATATGGCTCCGGAAATCATACTGGCCAAAGGCCATAATAAGGATGCAGATTGGTGGAGCATTGGTATTTTGTTGTATGAGATGCTAACAGGGAAG GCACCATTCACACACACGAACAAAAAGAAGCTTCAGGAGAAGATTATTAAAGAGAAAGTTAAACTTCCACCAACGGTTTCCACAGAAGCTCATTCTTTGCTCAAAGGG TTGCTGCAAAAGGATCCATCAACAAGGTTAGGCAACGGGCCAAATGGAGATGAACAGATCAAAAGTCACAAATGGTTTCGACCAATCAATTGGAAGAAATTGGAGGCGAGAGAACTCAAACCTAAGTTCAAACCAGATGTCTCCGGTAAAGAATGTACAGCTAACTTTGACCAATGCTGGACGGCAATGCCTCCAGATGACTCACCAGCTTCCACTCCCACGGCCGGTGACCATTTCCATGGCTACACGTATGTCGCACCAAACCCTTGGCTTTCATCCAAATAG